The following are encoded in a window of Mycolicibacterium tusciae JS617 genomic DNA:
- the ftsH gene encoding ATP-dependent zinc metalloprotease FtsH, with product MNRKNVIRTLTVVAVVLLLGWSFYYFSDDTRGFKPVDTSVAMSQISSDNVKSAQIDDREQQLRLELKKPNSDTQDSDKIITKYPTGYGVQLFDALSAKNAKINTVVNQGSMLGSLLIYLLPLLLLVGLFVMFSRMQSGGRMGFGFGKSKAKQLSKDMPKTTFADVAGVDEAVEELYEIKDFLQNPTRYQALGAKIPKGVLLYGPPGTGKTLLARAVAGEAGVPFFTISGSDFVEMFVGVGASRVRDLFEQAKQNSPCIIFVDEIDAVGRQRGAGLGGGHDEREQTLNQLLVEMDGFGERAGVILIAATNRPDILDPALLRPGRFDRQIPVSNPDLAGRRAVLKVHSQGKPIADDADLDGLAKRTVGMSGADLANVINEAALLTARENGTVITGPALEEAVDRVVGGPRRKGRIISEHEKKITAYHEGGHTLAAWAMPDIDPIYKVTILARGRTGGHAMSVPEDDKGLMTRSEMIARLVFAMGGRAAEELVFREPTTGAVSDIEQATKIARAMVTEYGMSSKLGAVRYGTEHGDPFLGRTMGTQADYSHEVAQIIDDEVRKLIEAAHTEAWEILTEYRDVLDILAGELLEKETLHRAELKAIFEDVKKRPRLTMFDDFGGRIPSDKPPIKTPGELAIERGEPWPKPVPEPAFKTAIAAASRAAEATKVADAGKNGANGNGANGTAAPTQPDYGAPAGWHAPGWPPQPNQQQPNQQHPQPQGYWYPPPNPPGWHNPNVAGGAPQPYPPYQPYPQPGHPPQGGQPNPNDEPGQENGRHNPHG from the coding sequence ATGAACCGGAAAAATGTTATCCGCACGCTCACCGTGGTTGCGGTGGTGTTGTTGCTGGGTTGGTCCTTCTACTACTTCAGTGACGACACGCGCGGTTTCAAGCCCGTCGATACCTCTGTCGCGATGTCCCAGATCAGCAGCGACAACGTCAAGAGCGCCCAGATCGACGACCGTGAGCAGCAGCTTCGGCTCGAGCTGAAGAAACCCAACAGCGACACCCAGGACAGCGACAAGATCATCACCAAGTACCCCACGGGGTACGGAGTGCAGCTGTTCGACGCGTTGAGCGCCAAGAACGCCAAGATCAACACCGTCGTGAACCAGGGCAGCATGTTGGGCTCGCTACTCATCTACCTGCTCCCGCTACTGCTGCTCGTCGGCTTGTTCGTGATGTTCTCCCGCATGCAGAGTGGCGGCCGGATGGGCTTCGGCTTCGGCAAGTCCAAGGCCAAGCAGCTGTCCAAGGACATGCCCAAGACCACGTTCGCCGATGTGGCCGGTGTCGACGAGGCTGTCGAGGAGCTCTACGAGATCAAGGACTTCCTGCAGAACCCGACGCGGTATCAGGCGCTCGGCGCCAAGATCCCCAAGGGCGTGCTGCTCTACGGTCCGCCGGGCACCGGTAAGACGCTGCTGGCCCGCGCGGTCGCGGGTGAGGCCGGGGTTCCGTTCTTCACGATTTCAGGTTCGGACTTTGTCGAGATGTTCGTCGGCGTCGGCGCCTCCCGTGTGCGCGACCTGTTCGAGCAGGCCAAGCAGAACAGCCCATGCATCATCTTCGTTGACGAGATCGACGCCGTCGGACGGCAGCGCGGCGCAGGACTCGGCGGTGGCCACGACGAACGCGAGCAGACACTGAACCAGCTGCTCGTGGAGATGGACGGCTTCGGCGAGCGTGCGGGCGTCATCCTGATCGCCGCGACCAACCGGCCGGACATCCTTGACCCTGCGCTGTTACGGCCCGGCCGCTTCGACCGTCAGATCCCGGTCTCCAATCCCGACCTGGCAGGTCGTAGGGCCGTGCTCAAGGTGCATTCGCAGGGCAAGCCGATCGCGGACGACGCCGACCTCGACGGGCTGGCCAAGCGGACGGTCGGCATGTCCGGCGCCGATCTGGCCAACGTGATCAACGAAGCCGCGTTGCTTACCGCCCGCGAGAACGGCACCGTCATCACCGGCCCTGCGCTGGAGGAGGCCGTCGACCGCGTCGTCGGCGGGCCGCGGCGCAAGGGCCGCATCATCAGCGAGCACGAGAAGAAGATCACCGCCTACCACGAGGGCGGCCACACGCTGGCGGCATGGGCGATGCCCGACATCGACCCGATCTACAAGGTGACGATCCTGGCCCGTGGGCGCACCGGCGGACACGCGATGTCGGTCCCCGAGGACGACAAGGGCCTCATGACCCGCTCGGAGATGATCGCGCGACTGGTGTTCGCGATGGGCGGCCGGGCCGCGGAGGAACTGGTGTTCCGCGAGCCGACCACCGGCGCGGTCTCCGACATCGAGCAGGCCACCAAGATCGCCCGCGCAATGGTCACCGAGTACGGCATGAGCAGCAAGCTGGGTGCGGTGCGGTACGGAACCGAGCACGGCGACCCGTTCCTGGGGCGCACCATGGGCACCCAGGCGGACTACAGCCACGAGGTTGCGCAGATCATCGACGACGAGGTCCGCAAGCTGATCGAGGCCGCGCACACCGAGGCCTGGGAGATACTCACCGAATATCGCGATGTGCTCGACATTCTGGCAGGCGAGCTGCTGGAGAAGGAGACGTTGCACCGCGCCGAGCTGAAGGCGATCTTCGAGGATGTAAAGAAGCGTCCGCGCCTGACCATGTTCGACGACTTCGGTGGCCGCATCCCCTCGGACAAGCCGCCGATCAAGACGCCGGGCGAGCTGGCGATCGAACGTGGAGAGCCCTGGCCCAAGCCGGTGCCCGAACCCGCGTTCAAGACCGCCATCGCGGCGGCCAGTAGGGCCGCGGAGGCCACCAAGGTCGCCGACGCCGGTAAGAACGGCGCAAATGGCAACGGTGCCAACGGAACCGCAGCGCCAACCCAACCGGACTACGGTGCTCCCGCGGGCTGGCACGCTCCCGGGTGGCCCCCGCAGCCGAACCAGCAGCAGCCGAACCAGCAGCATCCCCAGCCGCAGGGTTATTGGTATCCGCCACCAAATCCGCCCGGCTGGCACAACCCAAATGTCGCAGGCGGGGCTCCGCAGCCCTATCCCCCGTATCAGCCCTACCCGCAGCCCGGCCACCCACCTCAGGGGGGCCAACCGAACCCGAACGATGAACCGGGTCAGGAGAACGGTCGGCATAACCCGCACGGCTGA